A region from the Pelagovum pacificum genome encodes:
- a CDS encoding ABC transporter permease — MSDMQMGVRRFGRVNWLGTGTLAKREVMRFMNVWSQTVMAPLINAALFLLIFTIAIGPTRGDVMGVPFTTFIAPGILAMTVIQNAFANTSSSMASAKVQGNIVDTLMPPLSAAELMAGYIIGGVARGLLVALVIALGEAIFLGILPHNILWVVLFTTLGGAFMSGLGLIAGIYAQKFDQLAAISNFLVTPLSFLSGTFYSIEALPGVLQTLSHYNPLFYMIDGIRLGMIGVSDSSPWLGLVVLLIATTIVLTLDWYWLRKGYRLKA, encoded by the coding sequence ATGTCGGACATGCAGATGGGCGTCCGCCGCTTCGGGCGGGTGAACTGGCTCGGCACGGGCACGCTGGCAAAACGCGAAGTGATGCGCTTCATGAACGTCTGGTCGCAGACGGTCATGGCCCCGCTCATCAACGCCGCGCTGTTCCTTCTGATCTTCACCATCGCGATCGGCCCCACCCGGGGCGACGTCATGGGCGTGCCCTTCACGACCTTCATCGCGCCCGGCATCCTTGCGATGACGGTGATCCAGAATGCCTTCGCCAATACCTCGTCCTCGATGGCTTCGGCCAAGGTGCAGGGCAACATCGTCGACACGCTGATGCCGCCGCTGTCCGCCGCCGAACTGATGGCCGGCTACATCATCGGCGGCGTGGCTCGCGGGCTTCTCGTCGCGCTGGTCATCGCGCTCGGCGAGGCGATCTTCCTGGGCATCCTGCCGCACAACATCCTCTGGGTCGTGCTCTTCACCACGCTCGGCGGCGCCTTCATGAGCGGCCTCGGCCTGATCGCAGGCATCTACGCGCAGAAGTTCGACCAGCTCGCAGCGATCTCGAACTTCCTGGTGACTCCGCTGTCGTTCCTCTCGGGCACTTTCTACTCGATCGAGGCGCTGCCCGGTGTCCTGCAGACGCTCAGCCACTACAACCCGCTGTTCTACATGATCGACGGCATCCGGCTCGGGATGATCGGCGTGTCCGACAGTTCTCCCTGGCTGGGGCTCGTGGTGCTGTTGATCGCCACGACGATCGTCCTGACCCTGGATTGGTACTGGCTGCGCAAAGGCTACCGTCTGAAGGCCTAG
- a CDS encoding lysophospholipid acyltransferase family protein, with protein MNPIQWIRSLLFVIQMYVAMAVLGIVFFPYALATKEGAFRAARAYTRWVRWTARWMIGLKTEVRGTPPSGEVLIAAKHQSFLDIILIFGSLPHPKFIMKRELVYTPVLGQYTLRMGCIPVDRGKRAQAVKKMVADVAAGHADPGQLVIYPQGTRIAPGVTAPYKIGAAALYDAMGKSCVPVACNVGLFWPRAGIYRKPGTAVIEYLDPIEPGLTSAEFLGELSRVVEQRSNMLMAEAGFAPIGEEEDR; from the coding sequence ATGAACCCGATCCAGTGGATACGCTCGCTGCTGTTCGTCATACAGATGTATGTCGCGATGGCGGTGCTCGGCATCGTCTTCTTCCCCTACGCGCTTGCCACCAAGGAAGGCGCGTTTCGGGCCGCACGGGCCTACACGCGCTGGGTGCGCTGGACCGCCCGGTGGATGATCGGCCTGAAGACCGAAGTTCGCGGCACGCCGCCGTCGGGTGAGGTCCTCATCGCGGCGAAACACCAGAGCTTTCTCGACATCATCCTGATCTTCGGCAGCCTGCCGCATCCGAAGTTCATCATGAAGCGAGAGCTCGTCTACACCCCGGTGCTGGGTCAATACACGCTGCGGATGGGCTGCATTCCGGTGGATCGGGGCAAGCGGGCGCAGGCGGTCAAGAAGATGGTCGCCGATGTCGCAGCCGGTCATGCCGACCCGGGCCAGCTCGTCATCTATCCGCAAGGCACCCGCATCGCGCCGGGCGTCACCGCGCCCTACAAGATCGGGGCGGCCGCGCTCTATGACGCGATGGGGAAGTCTTGCGTTCCGGTGGCCTGCAACGTCGGCCTGTTCTGGCCGCGCGCCGGCATCTACCGCAAGCCCGGCACCGCCGTGATCGAGTATCTCGATCCGATCGAGCCCGGACTGACGTCGGCAGAGTTTCTCGGTGAGCTGTCGCGCGTGGTAGAGCAACGATCTAACATGCTCATGGCGGAAGCCGGCTTTGCCCCGATCGGGGAGGAGGAAGACCGATGA
- a CDS encoding acetyl-CoA carboxylase carboxyltransferase subunit alpha — translation MTNYLDFEKPLAEIEGKATELRAMARSNSEMNVEDEARALDKKATDLLTSLYADLSAWRKCQVARHPDRPHCKDYIEALFTEYTPLAGDRNFADDHAVMGGLARFDGKPVVVIGHEKGNDTKSRIERNFGMARPEGYRKAIRLMDLAERFGLPVVTLVDTPGAYPGKGAEERGQSEAIARSTQKCLQLTVPMVSIIIGEGGSGGAVAFATADKVAMLEHSIYSVISPEGCASILWKDSDKMKEAAEALRLTAQDLYELGVCDRIITEPVGGAHREPETTITAVGKAISGLLKDLSKKKPETLRDNRRKKYLGLGSRGLAA, via the coding sequence ATGACCAACTACCTCGACTTCGAGAAACCCCTTGCCGAGATCGAGGGCAAGGCAACCGAACTCCGCGCGATGGCGCGGTCCAATTCGGAGATGAACGTCGAGGACGAGGCCAGGGCCCTCGACAAGAAGGCGACCGACCTGCTCACCAGTCTCTATGCCGATCTGTCGGCATGGCGGAAGTGTCAGGTCGCGCGGCATCCCGACCGGCCGCACTGCAAGGATTACATCGAGGCCCTGTTCACGGAGTATACGCCGCTAGCGGGTGACCGGAACTTTGCGGACGACCACGCCGTGATGGGCGGACTCGCCCGGTTCGACGGCAAGCCGGTCGTCGTCATCGGTCACGAGAAGGGCAACGACACCAAGAGCCGGATCGAACGCAACTTCGGCATGGCGCGGCCCGAGGGTTACCGCAAGGCGATCCGCCTGATGGACCTCGCCGAGCGGTTCGGTCTGCCGGTCGTCACGCTGGTCGACACCCCCGGTGCCTATCCCGGCAAGGGCGCCGAAGAGCGCGGCCAGTCCGAGGCGATCGCCCGATCGACACAGAAGTGCCTTCAGCTGACAGTGCCGATGGTGTCGATCATCATTGGCGAGGGCGGCTCCGGCGGCGCCGTGGCCTTCGCGACCGCGGACAAGGTCGCGATGCTGGAGCATTCGATCTATTCGGTCATCTCGCCCGAAGGCTGCGCGTCGATCCTCTGGAAGGACAGCGACAAGATGAAGGAGGCCGCCGAGGCGCTGCGCCTGACCGCGCAGGATCTTTATGAGCTCGGCGTCTGCGACCGGATCATCACCGAGCCCGTCGGCGGCGCGCACCGCGAACCCGAGACGACGATCACCGCCGTGGGCAAGGCGATCTCCGGGCTGCTGAAGGACCTGTCCAAGAAGAAGCCGGAAACGCTGCGCGACAATCGTCGCAAGAAGTACCTCGGACTTGGGTCCCGGGGGCTTGCCGCGTGA
- a CDS encoding GcrA family cell cycle regulator, producing MSWTDERVELLKKMWSEGQSASQIAKELGGVTRNAVIGKVHRLGLSNRTGPGAAPAAAQPAPAEPAPQPAASAPPRPAAPKSKPRPEPEKPAARAETPEPAVPPISAARKAIIPAGQPLPPQPSANEISPEALAKVSEVEKSAKRISLMELTERTCKWPIGDPATPDFWFCGLPVQQGKPYCEAHVGVAFQPMSSRRDRRR from the coding sequence ATGTCCTGGACCGACGAACGCGTCGAGCTCTTGAAGAAGATGTGGAGCGAAGGCCAGTCCGCGAGCCAGATCGCCAAGGAGCTTGGTGGCGTCACCCGCAACGCGGTGATCGGCAAGGTGCACCGGCTTGGCCTCTCGAACCGCACCGGCCCCGGCGCTGCGCCGGCCGCCGCGCAGCCCGCACCGGCAGAACCCGCGCCACAGCCTGCGGCATCTGCCCCGCCGCGCCCGGCCGCTCCGAAGAGCAAGCCGCGCCCCGAGCCGGAGAAGCCCGCAGCACGTGCCGAAACGCCGGAGCCCGCCGTCCCGCCGATCAGCGCGGCGCGCAAGGCGATCATTCCGGCCGGTCAGCCGCTTCCACCGCAGCCGTCCGCGAACGAGATCAGCCCGGAGGCGCTCGCCAAGGTGAGCGAAGTGGAGAAATCCGCGAAGCGCATAAGCCTCATGGAGCTGACCGAGCGGACCTGCAAATGGCCGATCGGTGACCCTGCGACGCCCGACTTCTGGTTCTGTGGTCTGCCTGTTCAACAGGGCAAACCCTACTGTGAAGCGCACGTCGGCGTGGCGTTCCAGCCGATGTCGTCCCGGCGCGATCGGCGCCGCTGA
- the dgcN gene encoding N-acetyltransferase DgcN codes for MIKTPYLLFLGDAPDPLAAKVAQGIRDWRPENAVGQFRLPGCKADLKIPDMTLAEARQAGAQTLVIGVANRGGVISDKWMDVLVEAVAEGFDIASGLHTLLKNQEPLVAAAKEHGRELFDVRLPNVQYPIADGKKRTGKRCLALGTDCSVGKMYTGLAMDAEMRKRGLKSTFRATGQTGILVTGEGVPLDAVIADFMAGSVEWLTPDNDPDHWDHIEGQGSLFHVSYSGVTMALIHGGQPDAIVLAHEPTRTHMRGLPDYQLPSLEALRDMALPIARIANPDCKIIGISVNTAALDDAEATACLSEIEERMGLPTVDPFRQGAARLIDALVAE; via the coding sequence ATGATCAAGACGCCCTACCTTCTCTTCCTCGGCGATGCTCCCGATCCGCTCGCGGCCAAGGTCGCGCAGGGGATCCGCGACTGGCGACCGGAAAACGCCGTCGGCCAGTTCCGGCTTCCGGGCTGCAAGGCCGACCTGAAAATCCCCGACATGACGCTGGCCGAGGCCCGTCAGGCCGGTGCGCAGACACTGGTGATCGGCGTTGCCAACCGTGGCGGCGTGATCTCGGACAAGTGGATGGACGTACTGGTCGAGGCGGTCGCCGAAGGGTTCGACATCGCCTCCGGCCTTCACACCCTGCTGAAAAACCAGGAGCCGCTGGTCGCCGCCGCGAAAGAGCACGGTCGCGAGCTGTTCGACGTCCGGCTGCCGAACGTGCAGTACCCGATCGCCGACGGCAAGAAACGGACCGGCAAGCGCTGCCTCGCACTCGGCACCGACTGCTCCGTCGGCAAGATGTACACCGGCCTCGCCATGGATGCGGAGATGCGCAAGCGCGGTCTCAAGAGCACGTTCCGCGCGACAGGCCAGACGGGGATCCTCGTCACGGGTGAGGGCGTGCCGCTCGACGCGGTGATCGCCGACTTCATGGCAGGCTCCGTCGAGTGGCTGACGCCGGACAACGATCCCGACCATTGGGATCACATCGAAGGGCAGGGCAGCCTGTTCCACGTGTCCTACTCGGGCGTGACGATGGCGCTGATCCACGGCGGCCAACCGGATGCGATCGTTCTCGCGCACGAACCGACGCGCACCCACATGCGCGGGCTGCCGGACTATCAGCTTCCCTCGCTCGAGGCGCTGCGGGACATGGCGTTGCCCATCGCGCGGATCGCGAATCCCGACTGCAAGATCATCGGCATTTCGGTGAATACCGCCGCGCTCGACGACGCGGAGGCGACCGCCTGCCTGTCCGAGATCGAGGAGCGTATGGGCCTGCCGACCGTCGATCCGTTCCGGCAGGGTGCCGCGCGCCTCATCGACGCGCTGGTCGCGGAGTAG
- a CDS encoding aspartate aminotransferase family protein, producing the protein MIPSILPTYNRAPLTFEKGEGSWLETTDGRRFLDLGAGIAVNALGHAHPELVKVLTEQGSKVWHLSNLFQIPQQQKLADLIVENTFADTVFFTNSGTEACELAVKMARKYWYEKGQPDRTRILTFEGAFHGRSSAAIAAAGSEKMTKGFGPLLPGFTSYPWGTDLSDAVKDADVAAVMVETVQGEGGIRPMPDDQLKALRALCDDAGVLLILDEVQCGVGRTGRLFAHEWAGVTPDIMMIAKGIGGGFPLGAVAATEEAASGMTAGTHGSTYGGNPLGCAIGAKVMEIVSDPAFLAEVNRKAGLLRQKLEGLVASHPDVFESVRGTGLMIGLKCKAPNTDVVAAAYEEETITVGAADNVVRLLPPLIITDEEIEEAVARLDRAASRVEAKHA; encoded by the coding sequence ATGATCCCGTCGATCCTCCCGACCTATAACCGCGCCCCGCTCACGTTCGAGAAGGGTGAAGGCAGCTGGCTGGAGACGACCGACGGGCGACGCTTCCTCGACCTCGGCGCAGGCATCGCGGTGAACGCGCTCGGCCACGCGCACCCGGAACTGGTGAAAGTCCTGACCGAGCAGGGCAGCAAGGTCTGGCACCTGTCGAACCTGTTCCAGATCCCCCAGCAACAGAAGCTGGCCGACCTGATCGTCGAGAACACCTTCGCCGACACGGTGTTCTTCACCAATTCGGGGACGGAAGCCTGCGAACTCGCCGTGAAGATGGCGCGCAAGTACTGGTACGAAAAGGGCCAGCCCGACCGGACCCGCATCCTGACGTTCGAAGGTGCGTTCCACGGCCGCTCCTCAGCCGCCATCGCCGCGGCGGGGTCCGAGAAAATGACCAAGGGCTTCGGTCCGCTGCTGCCGGGCTTCACCTCCTATCCCTGGGGCACGGACCTGTCGGACGCCGTCAAGGACGCCGACGTCGCGGCGGTCATGGTCGAGACGGTGCAGGGCGAGGGCGGTATCCGCCCGATGCCCGACGACCAGCTCAAGGCGCTGCGCGCGCTTTGTGACGACGCCGGCGTGCTGTTGATCCTCGACGAGGTGCAGTGCGGCGTCGGCCGGACTGGCCGGCTGTTCGCCCACGAATGGGCCGGTGTGACGCCCGACATCATGATGATCGCCAAGGGCATCGGCGGGGGTTTCCCGCTCGGCGCAGTCGCGGCGACAGAAGAAGCGGCGTCGGGCATGACCGCCGGCACCCACGGCTCGACCTACGGGGGCAACCCGCTCGGCTGCGCGATCGGTGCAAAGGTGATGGAGATCGTCTCCGACCCCGCCTTCCTCGCCGAGGTGAACCGCAAGGCCGGCCTGCTGCGACAGAAGCTGGAGGGTCTCGTCGCATCGCACCCGGACGTCTTCGAAAGCGTGCGCGGCACCGGTCTGATGATCGGTCTGAAGTGCAAGGCACCGAACACCGACGTGGTCGCCGCAGCGTACGAGGAAGAGACGATCACCGTGGGGGCCGCCGACAATGTCGTGCGCTTGCTGCCGCCCCTCATCATCACCGATGAAGAGATCGAGGAGGCTGTCGCCCGCCTGGATCGCGCTGCGAGCCGCGTGGAAGCGAAGCACGCCTGA
- a CDS encoding MFS transporter produces the protein MSELRTPRRAVAAMFMLNGSLLGAWASRVPAFVEKFGVSERSLGLLLLCLALGAIVAFPFAGGLSDRLGADRLTRILGAAFTVLICLLPVAPTVGLLGLVLFLCGMTFGAMDVSMNAWAAEVERHLKKPIMSSFHALFSLGSGLGAGSGWIAAATGTGTLPHFLILAVIAGPLALWVAQVPWNSSRGASGPAFALPKGPLVLVGLFAFCSSLGEGSMVDWSAVLLQSVYGATEAQAALGYAAFSVTMVATRLAGDRITTALGPVNAGRICGSVAVVGALVVIFGGSLATALLGFALLGVGFAVVVPLAFSRAANDPFVPPGQAIAGVATLGYGGLLIGPPAIGFIAEATSLPTAFGLVAVLSVCIVLLAPTLRPPGEPAAGASAREA, from the coding sequence ATGTCTGAGCTTCGCACGCCCCGGCGCGCCGTGGCCGCCATGTTCATGCTGAACGGCTCCCTCCTTGGCGCATGGGCGTCGCGTGTGCCGGCCTTCGTCGAGAAGTTCGGCGTCTCGGAACGCAGCCTCGGCCTTCTCCTGCTGTGTCTCGCGCTCGGCGCCATCGTAGCGTTTCCTTTCGCGGGCGGGCTGTCGGACCGGCTCGGGGCCGATCGCCTGACCCGCATCCTCGGCGCGGCCTTCACCGTCCTGATCTGTCTGCTGCCGGTCGCGCCGACCGTTGGGCTGCTTGGGCTGGTGCTGTTCCTCTGCGGGATGACGTTCGGCGCGATGGATGTCTCGATGAACGCCTGGGCAGCGGAGGTCGAACGCCATCTGAAGAAGCCGATCATGTCGTCTTTCCATGCGCTGTTCAGCCTTGGCTCGGGCCTCGGCGCTGGATCCGGCTGGATTGCGGCGGCGACGGGCACAGGAACACTGCCGCATTTCCTGATCCTTGCCGTGATCGCGGGCCCGCTGGCGCTCTGGGTCGCGCAGGTGCCGTGGAACTCGTCGCGCGGCGCCTCCGGTCCAGCCTTCGCCTTGCCCAAGGGTCCGCTGGTGCTGGTGGGTCTGTTCGCCTTCTGCTCATCGCTTGGCGAAGGGTCGATGGTGGACTGGAGCGCGGTGCTGCTTCAGTCGGTCTATGGCGCCACGGAGGCACAGGCGGCGCTCGGCTACGCGGCGTTCTCGGTGACGATGGTCGCGACGCGGCTGGCCGGCGACCGGATCACGACGGCACTCGGCCCCGTCAACGCCGGCCGCATCTGCGGGTCGGTGGCGGTCGTCGGCGCTCTCGTGGTCATTTTCGGAGGATCGCTTGCAACGGCCCTGCTCGGCTTTGCCCTGCTCGGTGTCGGCTTTGCGGTCGTCGTGCCGCTGGCCTTCAGCCGCGCGGCGAATGATCCGTTCGTGCCGCCCGGTCAGGCCATCGCCGGCGTCGCGACTCTCGGCTACGGCGGGTTGCTGATCGGACCGCCGGCCATCGGCTTCATCGCAGAGGCGACGTCCCTGCCGACGGCCTTCGGCCTCGTCGCTGTGCTGTCGGTCTGCATCGTACTCCTCGCGCCGACGCTGCGCCCGCCGGGCGAGCCGGCAGCCGGTGCATCGGCGCGGGAAGCCTGA
- a CDS encoding ATP-binding cassette domain-containing protein, with protein sequence MTELAIDARGLRREFGSVRAVDGVDLQVPRGAIFAVLGPNGAGKTTLLRMLATLLAPTGGSAEVVGHDLATQPGAIRERIAMTGQFASLDEDLTGRENLVMLARLWGFSWRQSRQRADALLADFDLSDAATRQVKSYSGGMRRRLDIAASLIVTPELLFLDEPTTGLDPNARAGVWRLIRGLAQSGVTILLTTQYLEEADQLAGRIAVIDHGRKIAEGTSRELKAQTGSGVLHVVPEDSAQAEAAQALLGEGASYSAEGGEIALSVSGADEARAKLDALAAAGIGVAEFSLGAPSLDEVFFALTGKPLPEEETAE encoded by the coding sequence ATGACGGAACTTGCAATCGACGCGCGCGGCCTCCGCCGGGAGTTCGGATCGGTGCGCGCGGTGGACGGGGTCGACCTTCAGGTGCCGCGCGGGGCGATCTTCGCCGTGCTCGGGCCGAACGGTGCCGGCAAGACCACGCTGCTGCGGATGCTGGCGACACTGCTGGCCCCCACCGGCGGCAGCGCGGAGGTTGTCGGGCACGACCTCGCGACCCAGCCGGGCGCGATCCGTGAACGCATCGCCATGACCGGGCAGTTCGCCTCGCTCGACGAGGACCTGACCGGCCGCGAGAACCTCGTCATGCTGGCGCGCCTGTGGGGATTCTCCTGGCGGCAGTCGCGGCAGCGTGCGGATGCGCTGCTGGCGGATTTCGACTTGTCGGATGCCGCGACCCGGCAGGTGAAAAGCTATTCCGGCGGTATGCGCCGGCGGCTCGACATCGCGGCGTCGCTGATCGTGACGCCGGAGCTTCTGTTTCTCGACGAACCGACGACCGGTCTCGACCCGAACGCGCGAGCCGGGGTGTGGCGTCTGATCCGCGGGCTGGCGCAGTCGGGCGTCACGATCCTGCTGACGACACAGTACCTCGAAGAGGCCGACCAGCTCGCCGGGCGGATCGCGGTCATCGACCATGGCCGCAAGATCGCAGAGGGCACCAGCCGCGAGTTGAAGGCGCAGACCGGCAGCGGCGTGCTGCATGTCGTGCCCGAGGACAGCGCGCAGGCCGAAGCGGCGCAGGCCCTTCTTGGCGAAGGCGCCAGCTACAGTGCCGAGGGCGGCGAGATCGCCCTGTCCGTCAGCGGAGCGGACGAGGCGCGGGCCAAGCTGGATGCCTTGGCCGCCGCGGGGATCGGGGTGGCCGAATTCTCGCTCGGCGCCCCGAGTCTCGACGAGGTGTTCTTCGCCCTCACCGGCAAACCACTCCCCGAGGAGGAGACCGCAGAATGA
- a CDS encoding ABC transporter permease yields MTDRTVTLQKVERPAPPSAVSNALVFGWRAVLKFKHVPEQLFDLVMTPIMFTLLFTFIFGGALAGSPGDYLQFFIPGILVQTVVFNTVYSGMGLSTDLSKGLFDRFRSLPIWSLAPFAGLIAGDVLRHLIAGAIILGIGLILGYRPDAGIVGMVASMLMLIAIGFGWGWIFIVLGLLIRTPMTVMTLGFTVLFPVTFASNIMVDPATMPEWLQGFVAVNPVTLMTTALRGLMAGTATVGQIGLALIAPALMAAVLMPVTLWLYRRKD; encoded by the coding sequence ATGACCGACCGGACCGTCACGCTTCAGAAGGTCGAGCGGCCCGCGCCGCCGTCGGCCGTGTCCAACGCGCTGGTGTTCGGCTGGCGTGCGGTGCTCAAGTTCAAGCACGTGCCGGAGCAGCTGTTCGACCTCGTCATGACGCCGATCATGTTCACGCTGCTCTTCACCTTCATCTTCGGTGGCGCGCTCGCGGGAAGCCCGGGCGATTACCTGCAGTTCTTCATCCCCGGCATCCTCGTGCAGACGGTCGTTTTCAACACGGTCTATTCGGGCATGGGCCTGTCCACGGACCTGTCGAAAGGCCTGTTCGACCGGTTCCGCTCGCTGCCGATCTGGTCGCTGGCGCCGTTCGCGGGGCTGATCGCGGGAGATGTGCTGCGCCACCTGATCGCGGGGGCGATCATTCTCGGTATCGGGCTGATCCTCGGCTACCGGCCAGACGCGGGGATCGTGGGCATGGTCGCCTCGATGCTCATGCTGATCGCGATCGGCTTCGGATGGGGCTGGATCTTCATCGTGCTGGGGCTGCTGATCCGGACACCGATGACAGTGATGACGCTTGGCTTCACGGTGCTGTTTCCCGTCACCTTCGCGAGCAACATCATGGTCGATCCCGCAACGATGCCCGAATGGCTTCAGGGCTTCGTTGCGGTGAACCCGGTGACGCTGATGACGACCGCGCTGCGAGGGCTGATGGCCGGCACAGCGACCGTCGGCCAGATCGGGCTGGCGCTGATTGCGCCGGCCCTGATGGCGGCGGTGCTGATGCCGGTGACGCTCTGGCTCTATCGGCGCAAGGACTAG
- a CDS encoding transglycosylase SLT domain-containing protein, with the protein MTRALLTALVLLTAACASPQPASRSFAQTGGAGLNPNETRELRSLIEQYADFYEVPPSLIHRVIQRESDYRPGARNGPYYGLMQILPETAATMGHSGGASSLLDAETNLRYGVKYLRGAWLVANGNQDEAVRWYASGYYYEARNRCMLVETGLRSSEVRRHCG; encoded by the coding sequence ATGACTCGTGCTCTCCTGACCGCCCTGGTCCTGCTCACCGCGGCCTGCGCTTCGCCCCAGCCCGCTTCCCGCAGCTTCGCCCAGACCGGCGGTGCGGGGCTGAACCCGAATGAGACCCGTGAACTGCGAAGCCTGATCGAGCAGTACGCCGATTTCTACGAGGTCCCGCCGTCATTGATCCATAGGGTCATCCAGCGGGAAAGCGATTATCGGCCCGGCGCGCGCAACGGCCCGTACTACGGCCTGATGCAGATCCTGCCGGAAACGGCGGCTACCATGGGTCACAGCGGTGGCGCGTCGAGCCTGCTCGATGCGGAAACGAACCTGCGTTATGGCGTGAAATACCTGCGTGGTGCGTGGCTCGTCGCGAATGGCAATCAGGACGAGGCCGTGCGCTGGTACGCGAGCGGCTACTACTACGAAGCCCGTAATCGCTGCATGCTGGTCGAGACCGGCTTGCGATCCAGCGAAGTGCGCCGCCACTGCGGCTGA
- a CDS encoding DeoR/GlpR family DNA-binding transcription regulator, with the protein MDLNNPDIRQALLRDRLGEGLVLVATDLADEFGVSADTIRRDLIGLERAGVAARVRGGAVPVSPPARPLRERRQDGAIPSELARRAAEQLQGASTLLLDGGTTVLAVAARLRPRAGLLVITPSPFVAALTHGNGIETVVLGGPLSERGGIAVGPRAEAEVADVAADIALVGVCGLEADFGLGSDDLLESTLVRAMSRAATRTIAVTGHEKIGRRARYRTLPPEEIDMIVTDAAQPDTAPFRAKEIEVINV; encoded by the coding sequence ATGGACCTGAATAACCCCGATATCCGGCAAGCTCTGCTGCGCGATCGCCTTGGCGAGGGGCTGGTGCTTGTCGCGACCGACCTCGCGGATGAGTTCGGGGTATCGGCCGATACGATCCGGCGCGACCTGATCGGTCTGGAACGCGCAGGTGTCGCCGCCCGTGTGCGCGGCGGGGCCGTCCCGGTCTCTCCACCGGCGCGCCCCCTCAGGGAGCGTCGGCAGGACGGCGCCATTCCGTCAGAACTGGCCCGGCGAGCTGCCGAGCAGCTGCAAGGTGCGTCAACCCTGCTGCTCGACGGGGGAACAACTGTTCTGGCGGTGGCGGCGCGGCTCAGGCCACGCGCGGGCCTTCTCGTCATCACGCCCTCGCCTTTCGTGGCCGCGCTCACCCATGGCAACGGGATCGAGACGGTCGTGCTGGGCGGTCCGCTCAGCGAGCGGGGCGGCATCGCGGTCGGCCCCCGCGCAGAGGCGGAAGTCGCGGACGTGGCGGCCGACATCGCGCTGGTCGGCGTCTGCGGGCTGGAAGCCGACTTCGGTCTGGGCAGCGACGATCTGCTGGAGAGCACGCTCGTCCGCGCCATGTCCCGGGCCGCCACTCGCACCATCGCGGTAACCGGGCACGAGAAGATCGGCCGTCGCGCCCGCTACCGCACCTTGCCGCCGGAAGAGATCGACATGATCGTCACCGACGCCGCCCAACCGGACACTGCGCCGTTCCGCGCGAAAGAAATCGAGGTCATCAATGTCTGA
- a CDS encoding pyridoxamine 5'-phosphate oxidase family protein, with amino-acid sequence MTEFITEVSALEELYGRASPRSLEKVVTQITPLYAKWIESSRFCVLTTVGPEGTDGSPRGDDGPVVRIADPSTLMLPDWMGNNRMDSLRNIVRDGRVSLMFMVPGSENVVRVNGTAKISADPDLTATFDQRGKHPRSVIVISVGEVYFQCAKALMRSRLWSGEDETAGLPTAGDLVKEVDPEFDATVYDREYAEYAQGKMW; translated from the coding sequence ATGACGGAATTCATAACTGAGGTCAGCGCGCTCGAAGAGCTCTATGGACGCGCGTCTCCGCGCTCGCTTGAAAAGGTGGTCACGCAGATCACGCCGCTTTATGCGAAGTGGATCGAAAGCTCCCGTTTCTGCGTGCTGACGACGGTCGGCCCGGAAGGCACCGACGGCAGCCCGCGCGGTGACGATGGCCCGGTCGTGCGAATCGCCGATCCGTCGACGCTGATGTTGCCGGACTGGATGGGCAACAACCGTATGGATTCGCTGCGCAATATCGTGCGGGACGGCCGCGTGAGCCTGATGTTCATGGTTCCCGGCAGCGAAAACGTCGTGCGCGTGAACGGCACCGCGAAGATCAGTGCCGACCCGGACCTCACCGCGACGTTCGACCAGCGTGGCAAACACCCGCGCTCGGTCATCGTGATCTCGGTCGGCGAGGTCTATTTCCAGTGTGCCAAGGCGCTGATGCGGTCGCGCCTATGGTCGGGCGAGGATGAGACTGCCGGACTGCCAACGGCGGGCGACCTCGTGAAGGAAGTCGATCCGGAGTTCGATGCGACGGTCTATGACCGGGAATACGCCGAATACGCACAAGGCAAGATGTGGTGA